The window GTTCATCGATTATTCTCCAACTGTGCACGCAACCAATTCAACCATGTTTCAAGACCGTTGTGGGCCGTGCAACTTACTTCAAAAATTTCTCCATTTGGATTTAAATTACGGATATCTTGTATTGCCTGCTCCTTTTTGAAAGGCACATAAGGCAATAAATCAATCTTGTTAATAAGGATGGCCTTAGACTCTTTAAAGATTAACGGATACTTAAGGGGCTTATCTTCACCTTCGGTAACAGATAAAATCGTTACTTTCATGCTTTCACCAATCTCAAATTCCGCAGGGCAGACTAAATTGCCTACATTTTCAATAATAATCATATCGAGATCATCAAGATTAAGATCACCTAAGGCATCTTGAATCATCTGTGCATCGAGATGGCACCCACCAACTGTATTAATCTGGATAACAGGCACACCCAACTCATGAATGCGCTTGGCATCCTTTGCCGTAAATAAATCGCCTTCAATAACGGCTAAGCGATAATCCTTTTTTAAATCTTGTAGGGTTGCCTCCAAAAGGGAGGTCTTACCTGCCCCAGGTGAACCTAACAGGTTAAATACAAATATATTCTTTTCCTTAAACAACTGTTGTAAGGACTCTGCAATAGCATCGTTTTTTGCCAGTACATTAGTTTTAACTTGAACTTGCATGCCCTAACCTTTCTATCAATCGATATCTATAGAGGTCACTTGTAGCTCGCGACCGCCTATAGTTTGTACGAAATGGCTGTCACAATAAGGACAAATAAACGTATAATTTTTTACAAAAAATATTTTATCACAATCTAAACACTTTCCTTCAATAGGAACTGTATTGATTTCTATGCGTGAGCCTTCCGCAGGTGTTCCCTTCGTAATGGCTTCCCAACAAAATAGCAATGAATCCGGTTCTACCCCACTCATTAAACCTAAGTCTAGTTGAATAGAATGAATGACTGTCGCATCATGTTGACGTAAGGTATCGAGCGCTACATCAAGAATACCTTCTGCTATAGACATCTCATGCATGATATGCCTCGTATACCGCTTCTAGCATCATTGTCGTTGTTACGGATCCAACACCTCCTGGTACAGGAGTAATGGCAGATGCAATATCTTTTACCGCATCATAATCAACATCACCTACAGTTTTGCCGTCCAGTTCATTAATACCTACATCAATAACAACAGCACCAGGCTTAATCATATTAGCAGTAATCATATGAGCACGACCAGCCGCAGCAATAATAATATCACCACGCTTTACTTGCTCTACTAGATCAGAAGTTCTAGAATGGCACATTGTAACAGTACCATGTGCAGCGAGTGCCATAAGCGCTACAGGTTTACCGATAACTTGGCTACGACCGACTACAACCACATGTTTTCCTTCTAAAGGAATATTATAGTGATTTAAAATAGCCATACAAGCCTTAGCCGTACAAGGAGCAAAGCCACCCTTACCAGCTGTTACTAAACCGATGTTATATGTTGTAAGACCATCAATATCTTTTTTAGGATCTAACATATCGATAAGAGCTTCTGTATCAATGTGTTTAGGCATTGGCATTAGCGGTAAAATTCCATGAATAGATGGATCAGTATTTAATTCATGCAACGCCGCTACTACTTCATCTTGCGTTGCCGTTTCAGGCAATTGCTTTAGCACAAAACCATAGCCAAAATTTTTAGCTGTTTTTTCCATAAATGTAGCATACATATGAGCGCCATGGTCTTCACCGACAAGTAACACTGCCATAGTAATCACAGAGTTGCCTACTGCTGCAACTTTTTCTTGTAAAATCGCCTTGTGGGCATCTGCTACCGCTTTCCCTCGTAATTCGATCATAAGTATCTCCATTCATTCAAACTATTTATAAAAAAGGTGCCTCCTGAGAGGCACCAAAGTCTCTTATTCTATTATATAACGAACTGTCTATAATTTCTAATTATCTACTAAAGTGAACGGTAATTGCCGTCCCGGGTTGAACAGTAGTGCCCCCACTTTCATCTTGAGAAACGGCAATACCCGTTCCATCTGGCTTAAACGCAAGCCCCGCCTTATGTAACCAATCACGTACTTCACCATAGGTAAAACCAGTAAAGTTAGGCAATGTAACAGAACCATCACTTCCCGGTTTTGGTTCAGGTAATGTATTAGCAGCTTTAACAGCTACTGGTGTACTTTCTTTAACATACGGACTCATTTGGTAATACCGTACAAGTTGAGATACGATGTCCTTAAATACAGGGGCTACAATTTGACTACCATAATAAGAACCCTTTTGTGGGTCATCAATAACGACAAGAACTACAAATTTTGGATCCTCTACAGGGCCAAAGCCAATAAAGGACGCAATGTATTGTCCGTCGAGATAACCGCCATGTTTGGTATCTAGTTTTTGCGCCGTACCAGTTTTACCGCCGAAGTGATAACCTTCTACCATCGCTTTTGTACCGCCACCTTCGGATACTTCTTTTTCTAGAATATCTACAATGGTTTTAGCGGTTTCCGCCGGAACTGGTTGTCCCACAACAGATGTTTCAGTCGTACTTGTTACATCGCCTTGAGAGTTACTATAAGACTTGATGATATGTGGTTTCATCATAGCCCCACCATTAGAAAGTGCACCAAAGACACGAACCATTTGTAATGGTGTAACCGCAATACCTTGACCGATAGACATTGTAGCAACGTCTAGCTTACTCATATCCTCTGGATTATACAAAATACCTGCTCCTTCACCAGGCAATTCAATACCTGTTTCAGAACCAAAGCCATAATCACGTACATATTTCGAGAGAATATCTGCCCCTGTTAATGTACCAATTTCAGCCATACCAGTATTAATAGAGTACTTCAAAATATCTAGCAAACGAACAGGACCATATCCCTCACCATTCCAGTTTCTAATGATATGTCCATTGGCAGCGAAGGCCCCTTTATCGTTATACACAGTGTCTAACTTCCATTTGCCTGCTGCAAGAGCTGCAGATGCAATGATAGGTTTGAATGTAGAACCTGGTTCATATAAATTGGTAACCGCAATATTTTTGAAAGCCTCTTCACCACTTTGGTTGTAGTTATTAGGATCATAACTTGGACGATTGGCCATCGCTAATATTTCACCGGTCTTTGGATCCATAACGATAACGCTGGCATGCTTAGCTCCTGTATCAACCATCGCCTTATCAAGAGCGCGTTCTGCAATAAATTGAATTGTTGCATCGATGGTTAAGGTTACGCTTTTACCCTTATCTGGTAAAAATTTAGATAGTACGGAACCAAAGATGGCATTCCCTTTATTATCAGTAGCTACAATTTCTTGTTGTACGCCCCCCTTTAATTCGTCATCGAGAACCATTTCTAGACCATCAAGCCCTTTATCATCAGTGCCGACAAAGCCTAATACTTGTGCCGCTAAGACACCATTTGGATAATAGCGCTTAGATTCTTCAACGAAATTAAGGCCTGCAATATTATTATCCTTAATAACTTGTTGTACCGCTTTTGATTTGTCTGCATCCATCATACGATTCAACCAGACAAAGGCGGTATCCTCTTGCAAAGCTTTTACAATATTCTCTTTTGACATCGTTACATACGGTGAGATGAGCTCCGCAATCTCTTGAGGAGACTGTTTAATCATCTTCGGATCCGCATATAAAGATTTTGTAACTACACTCATCGCCAATGGCTTGCCATTACGGTCATAGATTGTACCCCGCGGCGATTGTAATTTTCTATCTACTTGAACTTGTAATAAGTTTTTCTTCTCTAGGTCAAAGGTATCAAAGACCTGTAACTGTGCTAAACGACCGATAAGGACGAAAGCAACGGTCATGAGTATGGCAAGGCACCATGTAGTGCGACTCCAATCACTCATGCGTAATAACGCTTTATTTAATAACTTCATCATTTCTCCACTGGACGGCGTAACTTATGGTCTAATGCATCATATAGCGCATCTGGTTCATTGGTAATCACTCCATTTTGTACCTGACCTAATAAATACTGCAATCCTTCCCCCACTTTATTCCCTGCAAGCTTAATAACACGTTCATCATAATTTAAATCCTTTGTATGGATAGGCATCTCTAGGCTCAGATCTGCCATACATTCACCAAAGGCTAAGGTTCCATCAGTCGATGCATAAGGCTTCCCACAGCCTAACACATCAGCAGCACAAACCTTAGATAATTGCTCCCATGCAGTTCGCATAATTTGACTATCTCGAAACTCACCGCTGCGAGCCTCTTTACGGATCCACTTTTTCTCATTAGCTTCCCCATTTTGTACAAAATAGTGAAAGCGCATATGATTTTTTACAATCCAAGCTACACGGCGCACAAAAGCCTTAGGATAACCTAAACGAGTAAGCAAGGTTTCTGTCATTTCAGCACCTAATGTATCATGGCCACGATCCGTCAAACGTCCGTTAATAACAGCTCGTACCGCCGGCATACCCTTTGCTACATCGTGTAACAGTGCACCCCAACGTAATATTAAATCTGGTTCTGTATGAGATACAACGGCTAATGTATGATACCAACCATCAAATTCGTGAAAGTCTTTTTCTTGTGGTAAATTCACAAGATGGTATAGCTCTGGTAAAATAGGCACTTCACGAGCGACGCCATTTTCTACAACGCGACAAGAACACTCGGCCAAGCGAGATTGTACTAATACATCAAGGCCCTTAGCCACAGCGGGCTCTAACATGAGTCGGTCCAGTTCACTACGGACTCTCTCGAGAGATAACCCAGGCACACGATGAAATGCCTTTGGCATAGCTTCTAATAAATCTTCGGTAGGTAAGAAATCTAGCTTTGCCACAAAGCGGCATGCTCTAAATAATCGCAATGCGTCTTCTTCGAAGCGTTGCTGTGCATTCCCAATGGTTCGCAATGTCTTATGCTTGATATCTCGGCGTCCCCCTACTAGGTCTATGACCTCACCAAAACGATTCATAGCCATACCATTGACCGTAAAGTCACGACGCAACACGTCTTCCTCTAAGGTATCGGCATAAGCGATTTCTTCTGGTCGATGACTATCCGCTCCATATCGTTCAGTGCGATACGTTGCAATTTCATATTGCTTTCCTTCTAGTGTAGCTACTACTACGCCAAAGGATTTTCCTACTAAGTCTGTCGTTTGAATATCTTGACCGCGTAGGACTTCAATTACCGTATTAGGACGTGCAGACGTCACAATATCAAAGTCATGAGGCTTTTGATGCATCAAAATATCACGCACTGCTCCGCCAATGATATAGGCTTCATAACCTGCTTCTTCCAATACAGTCAATATTCGATTGGCTTGTTCCATCATGCACACTCCTTTCTGAACTAGTCTAACCTTTATTTTACTACAAATGAAAGCATGAAAAAAGTGCAATCCTATAAGGATTGCACTCGTTCTGCAATAGCTGTACCCGTCGGTGTTACCGCAAGGCCGCCATCACTTGTTTCACGCAATGCTGCTGGCATAGCGCGACCGATATTATTCATTGCTTCAATAACTTCATCTGGTGGAATTTGACTTTCAATATTCATCAAAGCCAATTCAGATGCAGTAATGGCATGAACTGCATAGAAACCATTACGTTTAACGCACGGTACCTCTACAAGCCCTGCTACTGGATCACAAGCAAGGCCCAATAAGTTTTTCATGCACAATGCGATAGCATGTCCTACTTGACGAGGCGTACCACCCATCATTTCTACAATAGCACCGGCAGCCATACAAGCGGCCGTACCAATTTCTGCTTGGCAACCGCCAACGGCACCGGCCACACAAGCGCGATTCGCTACGACATTGCCAATGCCAGAGGCAGCCAAGAAGCCCTTTACCATAGTTGCTCTATCTAGCTTGTAATGGTCCGCTACTGCTTTCACCGCACCAGGCATAACACCACAAGAGCCAGCCGTAGGGCACGCAACAATGCGGAACATCTTTGCATTTGCTTCATTAACAGCAATAGCATAGGTCATAGCCTTGTACGCAATATCACTCATAAATCTTGGTGCTTGGCCATTAAGCTGTGCCGCCTGGCCACCAGACATACCAGAGGCCGTTTTTTCTGCATAGTCTATACCATCCTGAATAGAACCTTCAAAGATATCTAAACGATGCTCTATTTCACGAATAACCGCTTCTTCACTGCGATCATAATTCTCTAATTCATAGCGCAGTACTACATCGCCAAAGGAAATGTTATTTTCCTCAGCTAAGCGAATAATATCTGCAATTGTATCGTATGCATAACTCATCATTCGCCCTCCTATAACGCTTCAAAGGTCATCACATCCTGGATGCCTGGAAACTCGCGCATAAACTGAACTGTAATAGGATTTACCACTGTATCTGTAGTAATAACCATGACTGCATCCTTATGCTTGCCCTTACGGAATACGCGCATCGTAGCGATGTTAATATCGGACTCACTCAATGCTTGGCTCACGAGAGAAATCGCACCAGGTCTATCCTCATGGAACACAACGAGCGTAAACTCATCTCCTGTAATGGACATATCATTTCCATCTACTTCGGTAATCATAATCTGACCACCGCCGAGAGAGCGACCAATAACAGTCATATGACGATTATGTTCATCATACATATCAAAACGCACCACATTCGGATGCCCTACATCAAGAGGAGACTCAATAAAAGAAAACTCCATCCCCTCTTTTTTCGCTAATTCATGGGCAACTCGGATGTTCGCATCATCCTCTTTATAACCTAATAAGCCGCCAATCAAAGCACGATCCGTACCATGCCCTTTATAGGTTTTTGCAAAAGATCCATATAATGTTAAATCTACCTTTTTGGGAGTAGCACGAAAAATACACCGCGCCATCTTGCCTAGCCGAGCAGCACCCGCTGTATGCGAACTAGACGGACCAATCATAATAGGCCCTATAATATCAAAAATACTGTTCATACATACCTCTATATACACATAAACCATGTGAAAAAATCCTATTTCACCTATAGTATAGCAACCAATATCGAGCCTTGTCTATATGCACATTAGAGGCATATTTGTTTGTCTACAGAGGACTACTATTCTTGTGAAAGCTGTTCTAAAACTTTGTATATTGATGGGACGCATCCATATCTACAGTTATAAAAAGGAAAGACTATACTTATGCAGCGACATCTCCCCCTCACCTCACTATTCTGATGAAAGCTATTTTATGAGTTTGTATATTGATGGGACTTATATTTCAGAAACGTTTTACTTATGGGCACAACCTATTGAGGGCCGAAGCGCCTCTATCACCACCACATACTATTTTGGATAAAGCTATCTACAGAGTAGTATATTGATGGGCCGCCTTTATATCTACAGTTATAAAAAGGAAAGACTATACTTATGCAGCGACATCTCCCCCTCACCTCACTATTCTGATGAAAGCTATTTTATGAGTTTGTATATTGATGGGACTTATATTTCAGAAACGTTTTACTAATGGGCATAACCTATTGAGGGCCGAAGCGCCTCTATCACCACCACATACTATTTTGGATAAAGCTATCTACAGAGTAGTATATTGATGGGACGTCTTTATATCTACAGTTATAAAAAGGAAAGACTATACTTATGCAGCGATATCTCCCCCTCACCTCACTATTCTGATGAAAGCTATTTTATGAGTTTGTATATTGATGGGACTTATATTTCAGAAACGTTTTACTAACAGGCACAACCTATTGAGGGCCGACTTACGCGCCGTATGGAGGCATGAGATAGGTTGTGCCTGTTAGTAACCAAGTTGTCGAAATAATTTTTGGCCCCATCAATATACAAACACTCGATAGATAGCTTTCACAATAATAGTAAAAAAACGCACCTAAGGATAACCCTAGGTGCGTTATTTATAACAACAGTCCTAAATCATAAAAGAGAGGGGACGTAGGACTGTAGTTAACAGATTAATAGATCCTATTAGCCCAAGATAGCTTTCATGTCAGCTTCTGGAGTTGTAATTGGATGTAATTGGAATTTTTCTACCAAAATGTTCAATACATTGCTGGAGAAGAATTTAGGCAAGGAAGGTCCGATGTAAATGTTACGGATACCCAATGCTAACAATGTTAACAAGATACATACCGCTTTTTGTTCGTACCAGGACAATACCAATGTCAATGGCAAGTCGTTTACATCACATTCAAATGCACCAGCTAAAGCTACTGCTACTTGAATAGCGGAGTAAGCATCGTTACATTGACCCATATCAAGGATACGAGGGATACCACCGATTTCGCCGATATTCATGTCGTTGAAACGGAATTTACCACAAGCCAATGTCAATACTACAGTATCATTTGGAGTTTGTTTAACGAATTCAGTGTAGTAGTTACGGCCTACTTTAGCACCGTCACAACCACCTACCAAGAAGAAGTGTTTAATAGCGCCAGCTTTTACAGCATCAATTACTTTATCAGCAATACCCAATACTGTGCCATGACCGAAACCTGTGGTTACTTCATGACCACCGTTGATACCAGTGAATTCTTGAGCTTCTTTGTAGCCGCCCAATTCGATAGCACGGTTGATAACTGCGGAGAAGTCTTTAGTACCATCTTCTTTTTCTTCGATATGTGCACAACCATCGAAACCTACCATATCTGTAGTGAAGATATTAGCTTTGTAGTTTTCTTTTGGTGGCATAATGCAGTTTGTAGTGAACAAGAATGCGCCAGGAACATCAACAAATTCTTTTTGTTGGTTTTGCCATGCTGTACCGAAGTTACCTTTCAATTGAGGATGTTTCTTCAATTCAGGATAAGCGTGGCAAGGCAACATTTCACCATGAGTATAGATATTTACACCTTTACCATCAGTTTGTTCCAATAATTGTTTCAAGTCATGAAGGTCATGACCAGTTACAACGATGAAAGGACCTGGTTCTACAGTCAAAGGAACTGTAGTTGGTACAGGTGTACCATATGTTTCAGTATTAGCTTTATCAAGAACAGCCATACATTTCAAGTTAATTTGACCAAATTCCATCAAAAGATCAAGCCATTCTTCAGCGCTGTGATCTTTAGCGAATTCTACCATGCCTTTAACGAACCAAGCGTCAACATCAGCATCGTGGAAGCCAAGGCGAGCAGCATGCCATGCGTACGCAGCCATACCACGCATACCTAACAATAATGTGGAGCGAAGGGATACGATGTCTTCTTCACCTTTCCACAATTGTTCCCAATCAAAGTTTTGTTGAGCGCTATCCACTTTTGCATGGTAAGCATTTACTTCGTCAATGAATTCTTGAACGCGGTCTTCAGAGAAGTTTACGTTTGTTACACACATGAACAAACCGCGCATAATATAATCGATACCTTCTTTAGTATGACCCTTTACGTCTAAAGCGCGAGCCAAGCCAACTAAAGCAGCAGTTAATTCGTCTTGTAAGTTAGCAACTGGTGCAGTTTTACCACATACACCTTGTACAGTACAGCCACCTGGTGCTGCAGATTGTTCGCATTGATAACAGAACATGCTCATTTGAAAATCCTCCTTTGCGAGACTTCCTCGCAGTCAAGCTAGATAATATAAAACCTATACATTACACTGATGTTTTATCAGTTGTCTGATTGATTACATTTGAAAGTATAACGTAAAGATGATACAATTTCTGTAGCTTGAGCAACAAATAAAAACTTTTTCAAAAATTTTCCTGACTCCCCTTATGGAACAGGTAGACCATTCGGTCTTATACTTTTATTATACAATAATCATTTTTAATTGCTATAGACTTTATCACACCGGAGGTGCCTATGAAACAAATACTTTCAAACGATATCATTAATCAATATATGCCCACCCTCGTGAAATGTCCTTTATTCAATACATTAGGAGAGCCAGAGCTGCGTGGCTATTTAAATAATGCCAAAGTTATCATCCACAGTTACAAAAAAAACGATTTTATAGCCCTCGCTGGAGATCCTATGGAGGGTATCGGCGTCATCCTTGAGGGCAGCGCTTTACTAACTCGTGAAAATGTCATGGGCCAACGGGTTATTATGGCAAACTTAGAACAATCAGATATTTTCGGAGAAGCACTACTATTTAGTAAACAGCCTTTATGGCCTGCTACCATTAAGGCAACAAAAGCAACTAAAATTATGTTTATTCCCCTTGAAACCTTTATTAAAACATTGCCGGATTGTCATCAATGCCAAACTAAAATCCTATCTAATCTATTAGAGGATTTATCTGAAAAAGCAATTCTATTAACCAGAAAAGTCCACTACCTCACATTAAAAGGGATGCGCGAAAAGATTTTTGCGTACTTAACAGATATTTATAAACGTCAGCATTCTAACACAATTCAATTACCCCACAACCGCGAGCAAATGGCTGAGGTACTCAATGTATCTCGCACAGCCCTTAGCCGTGAACTAGGGCGCCTTCGCGATGAAGGTCTCATTGATATTACAGGGCGCACCGTAACAATTAAAAACATTGAAGACATTGAAGAATTCGGCTTTAACACCTTTTAATACTTAATGGCTATTAAATTTAACAAACTAAAAAGTCTCTCAAGATTATCTTGAGAGACTTTTTTATTACACGACTCATAAAGTATATAACGGTTTTAAGTATATACCCATATTAATAACTATATTATATAATTTTTCAAACTATATAGTACTTAAAATTATACATCAGAACCAATGAGACAAATCAAATTCTTCACCAATGGTTGCTTTCACATGAGCACGGCCTAAGTAAAGGCCTAACAATGTTAAGCTAATTTTAGACATTGGCGTGCTATCAAAGACATCAGCTAAATCCAATAGAACCGGTGAAATATCATCCATAATATCACGCGCCTCTTGGCCCCTGAAAGCAGTAGGTTTGCTCTTCATCAGAGCTAAAAGATCACGTTGAACCATCGCATTAGAAATTCGTGTTTGTCTAAAGAATTGTGGTGCCAAAGACTCATCTACCAAGGCTAATTTATAAAGATTGGAATTCAAGCTACGCACCACATAACGTGGATCTACACCATGACCATCTGTAGCACGGAAGAGTTCTTCCTTAGAAAAACCACGATAGTTAAATACAAACGGATATGAATTAGACAACACTTGGCATAAAGTGATAGGCTCTTGTTCTTCTTGTGTACAGCGTAAATAGTCTAGCTGGCGATAGAAGGAATCATTTCGAGGCAAATCAGAGATGAATGGCTCAATATATTTTTCCACATAATGTTGGAAATGAATCAATCCATAGTTATTAGAGTTTCTAGAATATTGTAACAATAATGTTAAGGCCATAACTTGGAAGTGACCTAAAGTTAAATGAGGTAATACACGTAATGCATCAAAAGCTACGAGGTATGGCGTACTAGATTTAGGAGATTGAACCACATCTAGAAAAGCACCTAACGCAGCGGACTTCATCCACTCTGTATTTGTAGCGGCATATGCCTTTTGCATACTCATCAACGCTTCTTGAATAACAATATTCTCTAGTAATGCATTCACTTCAACAATTTTTGTAATATTGAGAGCTGCTAAAGCATCTCTTGTAATAGATTCTACATAGTGTTGCGTATCACCATGTAACACCCCAAAGGAATGAACAAATGGTGCTATAGCCAACTCAACGCATTTATCCTCATGCGCCGCTTTTGCCCATTGACCATGCGGTTCCTCCTCTTCAGTTAAACTTGTTGCCGCCAATTGTGCTTCAATTTCAGAAGCATCAAACAAACGCGTTTCATCTAATACCGATGGGCCTTCCGCGGTTTGTATTTCGTTCGCACCACCTATCATCTGCGTAGCATCTATGCTACCCGCTTCATAAGCTTCAAAGGCTTCCACAGATTCACCCATAGCAATTGTATCTTCAACAGAGTTTGCGTTATTGAGAAGTTCATCTGTAACAACATCGAGGACAATAGTTTTATCCACCAACGGAGTAACACCTTGATTAGCTTGATTAGCTTGATTAAGATCTGATACGGCTGTCATCACAATGGTTTCATCCCCTATTGGTGTGCCATTATCCGAACCTATTGGTGTTCCATTATCCGAACCTATTGGTGTTCCATTATCCGAACCTAATGCTAACGCATATTCTCCCTCTGAAACATGACTTGAATTAGACTTTAGAGTACTTCTTCTATTATAAGAGGTATCTATAGGATCAACCAGAGATTCAGCCGGTTCTCGCTCTTCACCGACCACCGTTTCAACTGTATCCGGAATTGATGCAGTATATACATTAGTCCCACTCGTATGTGTGATTGTTACATTGCCCTCTTGCGACTCCGTTGCAAATATAACATCATGATGCTCTTTAAGATTATTTTTATTACTTATGTTTTTATAGGATTTTTCTTTTGCCTTACTTTCACCATCACCACCGCTAAAAACAGCATAGCAAACAGCAAAGAATCCCAATGCCACGACGGCTAATACAAAATACGGTATTAGGTTTGACATACTATCCCCCTACATCAATGCTTCATTATATGCAGCACGCTCACCGCCAATGCTCTTCGGACGAACACGACAAGCGGTCACATGTGCTTTCCCAATTTCTTTCACACAAAGACGTACAGGCACTGCAACGTGTTTCATGTGCATACCAATGAAAGTATCTCCAATATCGATGCCTACATCAGCTTGAATAAATTCAACCATCACAGGATCATCAAAATGTTCGTACGCCATCACAGCCAGGGCACCACCCGCATGACGTTGAGGAACAACATTAACTTCCTCCTCCCATGTCATAGCGCTACGTTCCATAACAAGTGCACGATTAATATGTTCACAACATTGAATCGCCAAGTTAAGTCCTTTAGCCTTAACAGCATTGTATATTTCATCAAATACGACCTGAGCCACATCAAGGTGAGAGTCAGTGCCGATTTTTTTACCTACAATTT of the Veillonella parvula genome contains:
- the hcp gene encoding hydroxylamine reductase → MSMFCYQCEQSAAPGGCTVQGVCGKTAPVANLQDELTAALVGLARALDVKGHTKEGIDYIMRGLFMCVTNVNFSEDRVQEFIDEVNAYHAKVDSAQQNFDWEQLWKGEEDIVSLRSTLLLGMRGMAAYAWHAARLGFHDADVDAWFVKGMVEFAKDHSAEEWLDLLMEFGQINLKCMAVLDKANTETYGTPVPTTVPLTVEPGPFIVVTGHDLHDLKQLLEQTDGKGVNIYTHGEMLPCHAYPELKKHPQLKGNFGTAWQNQQKEFVDVPGAFLFTTNCIMPPKENYKANIFTTDMVGFDGCAHIEEKEDGTKDFSAVINRAIELGGYKEAQEFTGINGGHEVTTGFGHGTVLGIADKVIDAVKAGAIKHFFLVGGCDGAKVGRNYYTEFVKQTPNDTVVLTLACGKFRFNDMNIGEIGGIPRILDMGQCNDAYSAIQVAVALAGAFECDVNDLPLTLVLSWYEQKAVCILLTLLALGIRNIYIGPSLPKFFSSNVLNILVEKFQLHPITTPEADMKAILG
- a CDS encoding Crp/Fnr family transcriptional regulator, producing MKQILSNDIINQYMPTLVKCPLFNTLGEPELRGYLNNAKVIIHSYKKNDFIALAGDPMEGIGVILEGSALLTRENVMGQRVIMANLEQSDIFGEALLFSKQPLWPATIKATKATKIMFIPLETFIKTLPDCHQCQTKILSNLLEDLSEKAILLTRKVHYLTLKGMREKIFAYLTDIYKRQHSNTIQLPHNREQMAEVLNVSRTALSRELGRLRDEGLIDITGRTVTIKNIEDIEEFGFNTF
- a CDS encoding LPO_1073/Vpar_1526 family protein, with the translated sequence MSNLIPYFVLAVVALGFFAVCYAVFSGGDGESKAKEKSYKNISNKNNLKEHHDVIFATESQEGNVTITHTSGTNVYTASIPDTVETVVGEEREPAESLVDPIDTSYNRRSTLKSNSSHVSEGEYALALGSDNGTPIGSDNGTPIGSDNGTPIGDETIVMTAVSDLNQANQANQGVTPLVDKTIVLDVVTDELLNNANSVEDTIAMGESVEAFEAYEAGSIDATQMIGGANEIQTAEGPSVLDETRLFDASEIEAQLAATSLTEEEEPHGQWAKAAHEDKCVELAIAPFVHSFGVLHGDTQHYVESITRDALAALNITKIVEVNALLENIVIQEALMSMQKAYAATNTEWMKSAALGAFLDVVQSPKSSTPYLVAFDALRVLPHLTLGHFQVMALTLLLQYSRNSNNYGLIHFQHYVEKYIEPFISDLPRNDSFYRQLDYLRCTQEEQEPITLCQVLSNSYPFVFNYRGFSKEELFRATDGHGVDPRYVVRSLNSNLYKLALVDESLAPQFFRQTRISNAMVQRDLLALMKSKPTAFRGQEARDIMDDISPVLLDLADVFDSTPMSKISLTLLGLYLGRAHVKATIGEEFDLSHWF
- a CDS encoding TIGR01440 family protein, producing MTSVETIRQSTRNAMAELLDLAKVREGQLFVVGCSTSEIVGKKIGTDSHLDVAQVVFDEIYNAVKAKGLNLAIQCCEHINRALVMERSAMTWEEEVNVVPQRHAGGALAVMAYEHFDDPVMVEFIQADVGIDIGDTFIGMHMKHVAVPVRLCVKEIGKAHVTACRVRPKSIGGERAAYNEALM